A region of Paractinoplanes abujensis DNA encodes the following proteins:
- a CDS encoding taurine ABC transporter substrate-binding protein: protein MYKKIIAGLALFTLAACGNGAASGGADPEKKTIRLAYQAFPSGDLVVKNQGLLEKALPDYQITWTKFDSGASINTAFVGRSIDIAAIGSSPVARGLSAPLNIPYKVAFVLDVAGDNEALVARNGSGVTDVASLKGKKVGTPFASTAHYSLLAALDKAGVAEKEVTIVDLEPQDIQAAWTRGDIDAAYTWLPSLAEIKKTGKVLISSRELATAGKPTLDLGVVTTEFAEAHPEAVDAWRKVEAQALDLIATDPAAAAKSIGAELNLSPAEAQEQLSQGVFLKPADLATDEWLGTPDKVGKLADNLVSAAEFLKGQQKIDAVPALADVQKAIYVEGLPGVLG from the coding sequence GTGTACAAGAAAATCATCGCCGGCCTGGCCCTGTTCACGCTGGCCGCCTGCGGTAACGGCGCCGCAAGCGGGGGCGCGGACCCGGAGAAGAAAACCATCCGGCTCGCCTACCAGGCGTTCCCCAGCGGCGACCTCGTCGTCAAGAATCAGGGGCTGCTCGAGAAGGCGCTGCCCGACTACCAGATCACCTGGACGAAGTTCGACTCCGGGGCCAGCATCAACACCGCGTTCGTGGGCAGGAGCATCGACATCGCGGCCATCGGGTCCAGCCCGGTCGCGCGGGGCCTGTCCGCCCCGCTCAACATCCCGTACAAGGTGGCCTTCGTCTTGGACGTGGCGGGCGACAACGAGGCGCTCGTGGCCCGCAACGGCAGCGGCGTGACCGATGTGGCCTCGCTCAAGGGCAAGAAGGTGGGCACGCCGTTCGCCTCGACCGCCCACTACAGCCTGCTCGCCGCGCTCGACAAGGCGGGCGTGGCCGAGAAGGAAGTCACCATCGTCGACCTGGAGCCGCAGGACATCCAGGCCGCTTGGACGCGCGGGGACATCGACGCGGCGTACACGTGGCTGCCGTCGCTGGCCGAGATCAAGAAGACCGGCAAGGTGCTCATCTCCAGCCGCGAACTGGCCACCGCGGGCAAGCCGACGCTCGACCTGGGCGTGGTGACGACCGAGTTCGCCGAGGCCCACCCGGAGGCCGTCGACGCCTGGCGCAAGGTGGAGGCGCAGGCCCTCGACCTGATCGCCACCGACCCGGCGGCCGCGGCCAAGTCGATCGGCGCCGAGCTCAACCTCAGCCCGGCCGAGGCGCAGGAGCAGCTGTCCCAGGGGGTCTTCCTCAAGCCGGCCGACCTGGCCACCGACGAGTGGCTGGGCACGCCCGACAAGGTCGGCAAGCTGGCCGACAACCTGGTCAGCGCGGCCGAGTTCCTCAAGGGCCAGCAGAAGATCGACGCCGTGCCCGCCCTGGCCGACGTGCAGAAGGCCATCTACGTCGAAGGGCTGCCCGGTGTCCTCGGCTGA